In Pelosinus sp. UFO1, one genomic interval encodes:
- a CDS encoding RNA methyltransferase — MSEIVTSGQNKYIKMATSLKQKKYRDELGLFIVEGIRLVEEAAKSSWLVETCIYTSEAQEEPRVQKILEQLQTKECRTIEVLKTVYDKASETKEPQGLMAIVKKSAHQLVDMLGKVENPLLVVLDEVQDPGNVGTIIRTAAAAGCTGVILTKGCADVFAGKVVRASMGSLFNIPIVEGVTQSEIISYLAQYKIDILATSLEASRIYFQANLKKPVAIVFGNEGNGVSNHFLQESKERIHIPLVGNVESLNVAASAAVILYEAVRQRQ, encoded by the coding sequence TTGAGTGAAATAGTTACAAGTGGACAGAATAAATATATTAAAATGGCAACATCATTAAAACAAAAAAAATATCGTGATGAATTAGGACTATTTATAGTAGAAGGGATTCGTTTAGTAGAAGAGGCTGCCAAGTCCAGTTGGTTAGTTGAGACATGTATTTACACGAGTGAAGCGCAAGAAGAACCCCGCGTTCAAAAAATACTAGAACAGTTGCAAACAAAAGAATGCCGAACAATTGAAGTTTTAAAAACAGTTTATGATAAAGCGTCTGAAACTAAAGAACCACAGGGGCTTATGGCTATTGTTAAAAAGTCTGCACATCAGCTGGTGGATATGCTAGGAAAAGTTGAAAATCCTCTTTTGGTAGTGCTTGATGAGGTGCAGGATCCGGGAAATGTGGGTACGATAATTCGTACAGCTGCTGCTGCTGGTTGTACTGGAGTTATCTTGACAAAAGGTTGTGCAGATGTATTTGCAGGTAAAGTAGTGAGAGCTAGCATGGGTTCCTTATTTAATATACCTATAGTTGAGGGTGTCACTCAAAGTGAAATTATATCGTATTTAGCGCAATATAAGATAGATATTCTGGCAACTTCTTTAGAGGCTTCTCGTATTTATTTTCAGGCAAACTTAAAAAAACCAGTAGCTATTGTATTTGGTAATGAAGGAAATGGTGTTAGTAACCATTTCCTACAAGAATCTAAAGAAAGGATCCATATCCCCTTGGTTGGAAATGTGGAATCATTAAATGTTGCCGCATCGGCAGCAGTTATTTTATATGAAGCAGTGCGTCAACGCCAATGA